The following proteins come from a genomic window of Candidatus Palauibacter polyketidifaciens:
- a CDS encoding ankyrin repeat domain-containing protein encodes MRAGRLRHAFAVLCAAVLVSAGTPPHSPPDSPVADAAMRGEVETVRELLRQGLDVNAAQGDGMTALHWAADRGDAELADMLIYAGADVAAVTRIGQYTPLHLAARRGSAEILGSLVAAGSDAMALTANSGATPLHLAAASGDPDAIRVLLDAGADPDAVETEWGQTPLTFAAAGNRADAIRALLEGGADPDVTSLVIDIIEQEKLDRLARQRETEVLEAFTGEGDEARTPTPGELQAAVRAGREAYAEGLPEEEEEEEDESDFSRLFLPPVEKIGGLTPLLHAVRQGYVESTVALLDGGADIDVVSAADGTSPLVMAAINGQFDLVLMLLERGADPNIAAELNGVSPLWAVINARWQPRTRFPQPQERPLQSANYLEVARALLDAGADPNHRITRHPWYMVYTGCGNRNCGLVDTNGATAFWRAAYATDVEAMKLLVEYGADPNIPTKAPPRRQRLSPDEFLRQQALNALRDSSYAELPQEERLKLLQDIREQLPEEEQEEFPDKDLDNLTEDVRAKLIEAAEAADRARANAPDASGLPPVPPGGPGVMPIHAASGVGYGEGFAGNAHRHTPEGWIPAVKYLVEELGADVNVRDHNGYTALHNAASRGDNEMILYLVEVG; translated from the coding sequence GTGCGGGCGGGCAGGCTCCGGCACGCCTTCGCGGTCCTCTGCGCGGCCGTCCTCGTCTCGGCGGGGACGCCGCCCCATTCGCCGCCCGATTCGCCCGTCGCCGACGCCGCCATGCGCGGCGAAGTCGAGACGGTGCGCGAACTCCTGCGGCAGGGGCTCGACGTCAACGCGGCGCAGGGAGACGGCATGACCGCCCTGCACTGGGCCGCCGACAGGGGCGACGCGGAACTCGCCGACATGCTCATCTACGCCGGGGCCGACGTGGCGGCCGTCACGCGGATCGGGCAGTACACGCCGCTCCACCTCGCGGCGCGCCGGGGCTCGGCGGAGATTCTCGGCAGCTTGGTCGCGGCGGGTTCGGACGCGATGGCCCTGACCGCGAACAGCGGCGCCACGCCGCTCCATCTCGCCGCGGCGTCCGGCGACCCCGACGCGATCCGGGTGCTGCTCGACGCGGGCGCGGATCCCGACGCGGTCGAGACGGAGTGGGGCCAGACGCCGCTCACGTTCGCCGCGGCCGGAAACCGGGCCGACGCGATCCGCGCGCTCCTGGAGGGCGGCGCGGACCCCGACGTCACGTCGCTCGTCATCGATATCATCGAGCAGGAAAAGCTGGACCGCCTGGCGCGGCAGCGTGAGACGGAGGTGCTCGAGGCCTTCACCGGAGAGGGAGATGAGGCGCGCACCCCGACGCCCGGCGAGCTTCAGGCCGCCGTGCGGGCAGGCCGCGAGGCGTATGCCGAAGGCCTCCCCGAGGAGGAGGAGGAAGAAGAGGACGAGAGCGACTTCAGCCGTCTCTTCCTGCCCCCGGTCGAGAAGATCGGCGGCCTCACGCCGCTCCTGCACGCGGTGCGGCAGGGGTACGTGGAGTCGACCGTCGCCCTCCTCGACGGAGGAGCGGACATCGACGTGGTGAGCGCGGCGGACGGGACGAGCCCGCTCGTGATGGCCGCGATCAACGGCCAGTTCGACCTCGTGCTCATGCTCCTCGAGCGGGGTGCGGACCCGAACATCGCCGCCGAACTCAACGGTGTCTCGCCGCTGTGGGCCGTCATCAACGCCCGCTGGCAGCCGCGCACGCGGTTCCCGCAACCGCAGGAGCGCCCGCTCCAGAGCGCGAACTACCTGGAGGTGGCGCGCGCGCTGCTCGATGCGGGCGCGGACCCCAACCACCGGATCACGCGGCATCCGTGGTACATGGTCTACACCGGCTGCGGCAACCGGAACTGCGGTCTCGTCGACACGAACGGCGCCACCGCCTTCTGGCGTGCCGCCTACGCGACGGACGTCGAGGCGATGAAGCTCCTCGTCGAGTACGGGGCCGACCCGAACATCCCGACCAAGGCGCCCCCCCGGCGCCAGCGTCTCTCCCCGGACGAATTTCTGCGGCAACAGGCGCTGAACGCGCTGCGCGACTCATCGTACGCCGAACTCCCACAGGAGGAGCGCCTCAAGCTGCTCCAGGACATTCGGGAGCAGTTGCCGGAGGAGGAGCAGGAGGAGTTCCCCGACAAGGATCTCGACAACCTCACGGAAGACGTGAGGGCCAAGCTGATCGAGGCCGCCGAAGCGGCGGACCGGGCGCGGGCGAACGCGCCGGACGCCTCGGGGTTGCCGCCCGTGCCCCCGGGCGGACCGGGCGTAATGCCGATCCACGCGGCCTCCGGCGTCGGGTACGGCGAGGGGTTCGCGGGCAACGCGCACCGCCATACGCCCGAAGGCTGGATACCTGCCGTGAAGTACCTCGTAGAGGAACTGGGCGCGGACGTGAACGTCCGCGACCACAACGGCTACACGGCGCTGCACAACGCCGCCTCGCGCGGCGACAACGAGATGATCCTCTATCTCGTCGAAGTGGGGG
- a CDS encoding DUF1552 domain-containing protein produces the protein MEFITGQHLPRRTFIRGVGATLALPFLDAMVPAGRLWGSTSAKSLTEGTGTRLIAIEEVHGLAGCNREHGATKFLFAPEKAGRDFEIIDDSALVSLRPYREHLTIISNTDVRNAEAFTPPEIGGDHFRSSAVFLTQAHPKQTQGSDIFCGTSMDQIYAQRFGQETPMPSMQFCIENLDQAGGCTYNYSCAYTDSLSWASPTEPLPMIRDPRVAFDLLFGAGGTEAERAARRATRRSILDWISGEVSSVQRTLGAEDARRMDQYLTNVRELERRIQMVEGRNSSGEERALPEAPAGVPDSFTEHMQMLFDIQVLALETDMTRVISFKTGRDAQNRVFPDSESDRPFHPASHHGNREEAVLEFNRINQFRVGQLPYLIDKLKNTMHGESSLLDQSVVLWGSPMADANLHNHRRAPLFLLGHGNGMLEGDLHIKAPDGTPMANAMLSVLHGLGVDDMHEFGDSTGPMSLNQADPVATDAGT, from the coding sequence ATGGAATTCATCACCGGACAGCACCTGCCTCGCAGGACCTTCATTCGTGGGGTCGGGGCCACGCTCGCCCTGCCGTTCCTCGATGCGATGGTCCCGGCGGGCCGTCTGTGGGGATCGACGAGCGCGAAGAGCCTGACCGAGGGGACGGGGACCCGGCTCATCGCGATCGAGGAGGTGCACGGCCTCGCGGGGTGCAACCGCGAGCACGGCGCGACGAAGTTTCTCTTCGCGCCGGAGAAGGCGGGACGCGACTTCGAGATCATCGATGACAGCGCGCTCGTCTCGCTGCGGCCGTACCGCGAGCACCTGACGATCATCAGCAACACGGATGTGCGGAACGCCGAGGCGTTCACGCCGCCCGAGATCGGCGGGGACCACTTCCGGTCGAGCGCCGTGTTCCTCACGCAGGCGCACCCGAAGCAGACGCAGGGGTCCGACATCTTCTGCGGAACCTCGATGGATCAGATCTATGCGCAGCGCTTCGGCCAGGAGACGCCGATGCCGTCGATGCAGTTCTGCATCGAGAACCTCGACCAGGCGGGCGGCTGCACGTACAACTACTCGTGCGCGTACACCGACTCGCTGAGTTGGGCGTCGCCGACGGAACCGCTGCCCATGATCCGCGATCCGCGGGTCGCCTTCGACCTCCTGTTCGGCGCCGGCGGTACCGAGGCGGAGCGGGCAGCGCGGCGGGCCACGCGGCGCAGCATCCTCGACTGGATCTCGGGCGAGGTCTCCTCCGTGCAGCGCACCCTCGGCGCGGAAGACGCGCGCCGCATGGACCAGTACCTGACGAACGTCCGCGAGCTCGAGCGCCGGATTCAGATGGTCGAGGGGCGGAACTCAAGCGGCGAGGAGCGCGCCCTGCCGGAGGCGCCGGCCGGCGTGCCGGATTCGTTCACCGAGCACATGCAGATGCTGTTCGACATCCAGGTGCTCGCCCTCGAGACCGACATGACGCGCGTTATCTCCTTCAAGACGGGGCGCGACGCGCAGAACCGTGTCTTCCCCGACAGCGAGTCGGACCGGCCCTTCCACCCGGCCTCCCACCACGGGAACCGGGAGGAGGCGGTGCTGGAGTTCAACAGGATCAACCAGTTCCGCGTGGGTCAGCTCCCGTACCTGATCGACAAGCTGAAGAACACGATGCACGGCGAGTCGAGCCTGCTCGACCAGAGCGTGGTGCTGTGGGGGTCGCCGATGGCCGATGCGAACCTGCACAACCACCGCCGGGCGCCGCTCTTCCTGCTCGGACACGGCAACGGGATGCTCGAGGGCGACCTGCACATCAAGGCGCCCGACGGGACGCCGATGGCGAACGCCATGCTGTCCGTCCTGCACGGCCTCGGCGTCGACGACATGCACGAGTTCGGCGACAGTACCGGCCCGATGTCGCTCAACCAGGCCGACCCGGTCGCGACGGACGCGGGGACCTGA